From one Sporichthyaceae bacterium genomic stretch:
- a CDS encoding GNAT family N-acetyltransferase → MQIREATGADWPGVWAFLRGILAAGETYTVDRDLPEEQARGWWLRRPPGRTFVAVDGDRVLGSAKLVPNLDGGGAHVANASFIVDPAAAGRGVGRALGEFVLAAAVEDGYRAMQFNAVVESNTAAVGLWRSLGFSVLTTVPEA, encoded by the coding sequence GTGCAGATCCGGGAAGCGACGGGGGCGGACTGGCCGGGTGTTTGGGCGTTTTTGCGCGGGATCCTGGCGGCGGGGGAGACGTACACGGTTGACCGCGACCTGCCCGAGGAGCAGGCGCGGGGTTGGTGGCTGCGGCGACCGCCGGGGCGGACGTTCGTGGCCGTGGATGGCGATCGGGTGCTGGGGTCGGCGAAGTTGGTGCCGAATCTGGACGGGGGCGGGGCGCACGTGGCCAATGCGAGCTTCATCGTGGATCCGGCGGCCGCGGGGCGTGGCGTGGGGCGGGCGTTGGGGGAGTTCGTGCTGGCAGCGGCCGTTGAGGATGGCTATCGGGCGATGCAGTTCAACGCGGTGGTGGAGAGCAATACCGCGGCGGTGGGGCTGTGGCGGTCGTTGGGGTTCAGCGTGCTGACCACGGTGCCGGAGGC